From Candidatus Atribacteria bacterium ADurb.Bin276, the proteins below share one genomic window:
- a CDS encoding Bacterial alpha-L-rhamnosidase — MIREGATTLWERWESLAEEGMNSQNHIMLGTVDAWFYKYLVGIQVDPHFPGWRKIIIKPYPVKDLNFASASLETFRGLISSAWRKDVNSFFLQVSIPANSQAEVQLPKMGWKNIVIEEGGENIWQKGTLVSQKEGIDYAKENEDRIIIQIGSGDYQFKLKEE, encoded by the coding sequence ATGATAAGAGAAGGAGCAACCACTCTTTGGGAGCGATGGGAGAGTCTTGCCGAAGAAGGTATGAACTCTCAAAATCATATTATGCTAGGAACGGTTGATGCCTGGTTCTATAAATATTTAGTAGGTATTCAGGTAGATCCTCATTTTCCAGGCTGGAGAAAAATTATTATTAAACCTTATCCAGTCAAAGATCTAAATTTTGCCAGTGCTTCCCTGGAAACTTTTCGAGGTCTTATTTCCTCCGCTTGGAGGAAAGATGTTAATTCTTTCTTCCTACAGGTATCAATACCAGCAAATAGCCAAGCCGAGGTTCAGCTTCCTAAGATGGGCTGGAAAAATATAGTTATTGAAGAAGGAGGAGAGAATATTTGGCAAAAGGGAACCCTGGTTTCTCAAAAAGAGGGAATTGATTATGCTAAGGAAAATGAAGATAGAATAATTATCCAGATTGGATCAGGGGATTATCAATTTAAATTAAAAGAAGAGTAA